Proteins found in one Clostridia bacterium genomic segment:
- a CDS encoding ABC transporter ATP-binding protein, giving the protein MLLSVNDLNVSYGAIHAIKGVSFDVDRGEIVTLIGANGAGKSTILRTVSGLIRPTSGSIAFTSTKASSRNESMVNLAAVPAHKIVSLGISHVPEGRRIFANLSVLDNLQLGAYARNDKAGIAADLAWAFELFPRLLERSGQIAGTLSGGEQQMLATARGLMSRPDLLLLDEPSMGLAPLLVREIFDTIVKIRESGATVLLVEQNANMALSIADRAYVLETGRVILSGAARELAQDEKVRQAYLGGS; this is encoded by the coding sequence ATGCTGCTCTCAGTGAATGACCTTAACGTGAGCTATGGAGCGATCCACGCCATAAAGGGCGTATCGTTCGATGTGGACCGAGGGGAGATCGTGACCCTGATCGGCGCCAATGGAGCGGGCAAGAGCACCATACTGCGGACTGTGTCGGGGCTTATCCGGCCCACGTCCGGTTCGATTGCGTTCACGTCCACAAAGGCCTCGAGTAGAAATGAGTCCATGGTTAATCTGGCTGCCGTACCTGCGCACAAGATAGTTTCCCTGGGAATATCGCATGTGCCTGAAGGCAGAAGGATATTCGCCAACCTCAGCGTTCTCGATAATCTCCAGCTTGGAGCGTACGCCAGGAACGACAAGGCGGGAATCGCTGCCGACCTGGCATGGGCGTTTGAGCTGTTTCCGCGGCTCCTGGAGAGATCAGGCCAGATCGCGGGCACTCTCTCTGGAGGGGAACAGCAGATGTTGGCCACTGCCAGAGGGCTCATGTCGAGGCCGGATCTGCTCCTGCTTGATGAACCTTCTATGGGACTTGCTCCACTTCTTGTAAGAGAGATATTCGACACCATAGTCAAGATACGGGAATCCGGAGCTACAGTGCTCCTGGTGGAGCAGAACGCGAACATGGCTCTGTCGATTGCGGACCGGGCCTATGTTCTGGAGACCGGAAGGGTTATCCTCTCCGGAGCAGCACGTGAACTCGCACAGGATGAGAAGGTGCGCCAGGCCTACCTCGGGGGAAGCTAA
- a CDS encoding branched-chain amino acid ABC transporter ATP-binding protein/permease: MSEVSGSDKRRTALRLFIGAGALALGYLGLTWLYRAGVLSDYHVQIIIWIGINVIMGASLNLINGFTGQFSLGHAGFMAIGAYIAAYMTKMMGLPFPLALLAGGIGAAVGGVLVGVPTLRLHGDYLAIATLGFGEIIRVAIVNIEAVGGSRGMWAIPANTSMAWAYWTAAAVVLIIRNMIWSKQGRAFVAIREDETAAEAVGIDTTRYKILAFIIGAFFAGVAGGLYAHKITFIDPRQFDFMKSIESLVVIVLGGLGSLTGTVVAAVIVTMLPELLRGAAEYRMVIYSLMLIVMMIYRPKGLMGTTEFSFASLGLGNGKGRSAPSGSGGQPELERRRPLKLSDEVPVLEACDLSRSFGGLQAVSKFSVALRHGELVGLIGPNGAGKTTVFNMLTGMLDATSGEVRLMGKTITNRKASHVAAMGMARTFQNIRLFNSLSVLDNVRTAFHGECEYSMAEAVIRAGRYGAQEEQIRVKSLELLKLLHLDDKADEMASSLPYGAQRRLEIARALATGPRVLLLDEPAAGMNPQETSELSELILWIRDRFGLTILLIEHDMSLVMKLCERIVVLDYGITIAEGSPEEIRRNRRVVEAYLGEEVC; encoded by the coding sequence ATGAGCGAAGTGAGTGGTTCGGACAAACGCAGGACGGCGCTGCGGCTATTCATCGGGGCAGGGGCCCTCGCTCTCGGATACCTGGGGCTTACATGGCTTTACCGGGCGGGCGTGCTATCCGACTACCATGTGCAGATCATCATCTGGATCGGGATCAATGTGATCATGGGGGCAAGCCTCAACCTGATCAACGGATTCACCGGGCAATTCTCCCTGGGGCATGCGGGATTCATGGCGATCGGAGCATACATTGCGGCATACATGACCAAGATGATGGGCCTTCCATTTCCCCTGGCCCTGCTTGCCGGTGGAATCGGCGCAGCGGTCGGCGGAGTGTTAGTCGGCGTTCCAACGCTGAGGCTGCACGGAGACTACCTGGCCATAGCCACTCTGGGTTTCGGCGAGATAATCCGTGTGGCGATAGTCAACATCGAGGCAGTTGGAGGATCCAGAGGCATGTGGGCGATTCCCGCAAACACCAGCATGGCCTGGGCGTATTGGACTGCAGCGGCTGTGGTTCTTATCATTAGGAACATGATCTGGTCGAAGCAGGGCAGGGCGTTCGTGGCGATACGCGAGGATGAGACGGCTGCGGAGGCTGTGGGCATCGACACAACCAGATACAAGATCCTCGCTTTCATCATCGGAGCATTCTTCGCAGGGGTCGCTGGGGGGCTGTACGCGCACAAGATAACCTTCATCGATCCCAGGCAGTTCGATTTCATGAAATCCATTGAATCCCTGGTCGTTATAGTCCTCGGCGGCCTTGGAAGCCTCACGGGCACAGTTGTCGCCGCAGTCATAGTGACCATGCTTCCAGAGCTTCTGCGGGGGGCTGCCGAGTATCGGATGGTCATCTACTCGCTGATGCTCATCGTGATGATGATCTACCGCCCCAAGGGGCTGATGGGAACGACTGAATTCTCCTTTGCGTCGTTGGGGCTTGGCAATGGCAAAGGACGGTCAGCGCCCAGCGGGTCCGGCGGCCAGCCGGAGCTTGAGCGTCGCCGCCCGCTGAAGCTGTCGGACGAGGTCCCTGTTTTGGAAGCCTGCGATCTGTCGCGTTCCTTCGGGGGCCTTCAGGCAGTGTCGAAGTTCAGCGTTGCCCTGCGCCATGGAGAGCTGGTGGGGTTGATCGGCCCGAACGGCGCCGGGAAAACCACGGTGTTCAACATGCTTACAGGGATGCTTGACGCTACATCCGGCGAAGTCCGCCTGATGGGAAAGACCATAACAAACAGAAAGGCATCGCACGTTGCTGCCATGGGCATGGCGCGCACGTTCCAGAACATCCGGCTGTTCAACAGCCTTTCGGTCCTGGATAATGTGAGGACGGCGTTCCATGGCGAATGTGAGTATTCCATGGCTGAGGCTGTGATTCGGGCCGGAAGATACGGCGCCCAGGAAGAGCAGATACGCGTGAAGTCGTTGGAACTCCTGAAGCTTCTGCACCTTGATGACAAGGCGGACGAAATGGCGAGTTCACTTCCGTACGGCGCGCAGCGCAGGCTTGAGATCGCTCGGGCCCTCGCCACTGGTCCCCGGGTCCTTCTTCTAGATGAGCCTGCGGCCGGGATGAACCCTCAGGAGACAAGCGAACTCTCAGAACTGATCCTGTGGATCCGCGACCGCTTTGGGCTGACTATTCTCCTGATTGAACACGACATGAGTCTGGTCATGAAGCTGTGCGAGCGGATCGTAGTCCTTGATTATGGGATCACGATTGCTGAGGGCTCTCCTGAGGAGATAAGGCGCAACCGAAGGGTCGTCGAGGCCTACCTCGGCGAGGAGGTGTGCTGA
- a CDS encoding branched-chain amino acid ABC transporter permease codes for MGSTVDLSQVVQQIVNGLALGSVYALVALGYTMVYGIIRLINFAHGDVFMLGAYYGFLLMTRARAPFYVAAPLSMILAAVTGVVMERFAYRPLRRAPRIAALITAIGVSLLIQNLGLILFEAKPRPYPPIMPRAVYDIGGVMISNAQLVMLGTAVALMVILSLVVYRTKIGKAMRAVSYDKDAASLMGIDVDMIISVTFAIGSALAAAGGMLVGFYYNRISPTMGSMYGLKAFVAAVVGGIGVVPGAMLGGIIMGIAEVSVVAFASSMLKDAIAFAILIVILLVKPAGILGRAAREKV; via the coding sequence GTGGGCAGCACAGTGGACTTAAGCCAGGTCGTTCAGCAGATTGTGAATGGGCTGGCGCTCGGCAGCGTGTACGCCCTCGTGGCCCTAGGCTACACCATGGTCTATGGCATCATCCGATTAATCAACTTCGCCCACGGCGATGTCTTCATGCTAGGCGCCTACTACGGATTCCTGCTGATGACTCGAGCCAGAGCCCCGTTCTATGTGGCGGCTCCGCTCTCGATGATCCTCGCCGCCGTAACCGGTGTAGTCATGGAGCGATTTGCGTATCGCCCACTGAGGCGCGCGCCCAGAATTGCGGCCCTGATCACTGCGATCGGAGTGTCTCTGCTCATCCAGAACCTGGGCCTGATTCTCTTTGAGGCCAAACCCAGGCCCTATCCTCCCATCATGCCAAGGGCAGTGTACGATATCGGAGGGGTCATGATCTCCAATGCGCAGCTTGTTATGCTGGGCACGGCAGTCGCGCTCATGGTGATCTTGAGCCTAGTGGTGTATCGGACCAAGATCGGGAAGGCCATGAGGGCCGTCTCCTACGACAAAGATGCCGCGAGCCTCATGGGCATCGACGTGGACATGATCATCTCGGTGACTTTCGCCATCGGGTCCGCGCTGGCGGCCGCTGGAGGCATGCTGGTCGGTTTCTACTACAATAGGATCTCTCCGACGATGGGCAGCATGTATGGGCTCAAGGCCTTCGTTGCGGCAGTTGTGGGAGGGATCGGCGTGGTTCCAGGCGCGATGCTGGGAGGCATTATCATGGGCATCGCCGAGGTGTCGGTGGTTGCGTTCGCTTCCTCCATGCTGAAAGACGCGATTGCCTTCGCGATACTCATTGTCATTCTACTCGTGAAGCCCGCCGGCATCCTGGGCCGGGCTGCACGGGAGAAGGTCTAG
- a CDS encoding HD domain-containing protein yields MSTGVSKSQYASELRPGTVVSTVLLCTDVRARQTKSGSWFADVRLADRTGEISMKLWNYNQQALSSLAPGVFVRLRNLTVTEYNGNLQLSVDSQQYGGAFAICDPEECDLSDFVPSTSRDVNGMASELLETIASVRQQPVKCLLDSFFGDVEFMGRFREWPAAVKHHHAYSGGLLEHTLCVLRVCRCAAGQYEFVNWDMLAAGALLHDVGKMRSYDYERSRGAASMSPAGVMTDHIVLGVEMVSKRIAELVTSCPRKQSCASGCWTQQMALEITHMIVSHHGTLEWGSPVQPATIEACILHHADNMDAQVNKFERTIRDSIAAGGGQYRYSEHVGKMVWVPASQTEEQ; encoded by the coding sequence ATGTCTACTGGGGTGTCCAAATCGCAGTACGCATCCGAGCTTCGCCCGGGAACCGTTGTTAGCACAGTGCTGCTGTGCACAGATGTCCGGGCGCGTCAAACCAAGTCCGGTTCGTGGTTCGCCGACGTTCGTCTGGCGGACAGGACCGGAGAGATCAGCATGAAGCTGTGGAACTACAATCAGCAGGCACTATCCAGCTTGGCGCCAGGCGTCTTCGTGAGGCTGAGAAACCTCACCGTGACAGAGTACAACGGAAACCTCCAGCTTTCCGTCGACAGCCAGCAGTACGGCGGGGCGTTCGCTATCTGCGACCCTGAGGAGTGCGATCTTTCCGACTTCGTCCCGTCCACGTCCAGAGATGTGAACGGGATGGCGAGCGAGTTGCTTGAGACTATCGCATCAGTCAGGCAGCAACCTGTGAAGTGCCTTCTCGATTCGTTCTTCGGCGACGTTGAGTTCATGGGAAGGTTCAGGGAATGGCCCGCGGCGGTGAAACACCATCATGCGTATTCGGGGGGGCTTCTTGAGCACACGCTATGTGTTCTGAGGGTGTGCAGGTGTGCTGCAGGGCAGTATGAGTTCGTCAACTGGGATATGCTCGCCGCTGGGGCGCTTCTCCACGATGTAGGGAAGATGAGAAGCTACGACTATGAAAGGTCTCGCGGAGCCGCGAGCATGTCCCCGGCTGGGGTTATGACCGACCACATTGTGCTCGGAGTTGAGATGGTCAGCAAGCGAATTGCGGAACTCGTTACGAGCTGTCCTCGGAAGCAGAGTTGCGCCTCTGGATGCTGGACTCAGCAGATGGCGCTTGAGATCACCCACATGATCGTGAGCCATCATGGGACGCTTGAGTGGGGGTCCCCTGTTCAGCCAGCCACCATTGAGGCGTGCATACTGCATCATGCCGACAACATGGACGCCCAAGTGAACAAGTTCGAGCGGACCATAAGGGACTCAATTGCGGCCGGAGGTGGGCAGTACCGCTACTCAGAGCACGTTGGGAAGATGGTGTGGGTGCCTGCATCGCAAACTGAGGAGCAGTGA
- the ndk gene encoding nucleoside-diphosphate kinase gives MERTCVLIKPDGVARGLCGEIIARFERRGLRVVKAKTLMMSERLIREHYRHLEGEPFFPEILDYMASGPVLAIVLEAHNAVEACRKVIGATDPVAAAPGTIRGDLATSIRYNLVHASDSRESAEAEAARFFA, from the coding sequence GTGGAACGGACCTGCGTTCTGATCAAGCCTGATGGCGTTGCCCGTGGGCTTTGCGGCGAGATCATTGCCCGTTTCGAGCGGAGGGGGCTTCGAGTTGTCAAAGCGAAGACGCTGATGATGTCGGAGAGGCTGATCAGGGAGCATTACCGCCATCTTGAGGGAGAGCCATTCTTTCCAGAGATACTGGACTACATGGCTTCCGGCCCTGTGCTCGCTATTGTTCTTGAGGCCCACAATGCGGTGGAAGCCTGCCGAAAGGTGATCGGGGCGACTGATCCGGTGGCGGCTGCGCCCGGCACTATTCGCGGGGATCTCGCCACGTCGATCAGGTACAACCTTGTGCATGCGTCTGATAGCCGCGAATCTGCCGAGGCCGAGGCAGCCCGGTTCTTCGCCTAG
- a CDS encoding homoserine dehydrogenase → MQIAVSLFGFGNVGREFVRILADRSGELAMRYGIEPQVVSIVASHGGVAAPNGMSASELLERARGPRVLAEQPGFIGGDPEDLDIWLPAQASGVPMVLVDATWSDLSTGEPGLSRLLGAARRGCHLITLNKAPLVVDFDGLKRTAREYDVLLKFSGATAAGLPTIDTVKVSLAGAEILSIEGVLNSTTNYVLTAMSDEGLSYEDALRRAQAMGLAETDPGRDVQGVDTACKMLVLANAAMGAHKKLGDVRVSGIDNISRRDIAAWSVEGRTVKLVGRAVRTEDGVSIDVKPTPLPYRDFLAQVTGDAKGIRFRTDLFGELVMMGGSGGLTAAAGSALRDLVNLGRELQLRRNAI, encoded by the coding sequence TTGCAGATCGCAGTGAGCCTATTCGGTTTCGGCAACGTGGGGCGCGAGTTTGTCAGGATATTGGCGGACAGGTCTGGTGAACTCGCTATGCGGTATGGCATTGAGCCCCAGGTAGTGTCCATCGTCGCTTCCCACGGCGGAGTTGCAGCGCCCAACGGGATGTCCGCCTCGGAGCTATTGGAGCGCGCCCGGGGTCCGAGGGTCCTTGCGGAACAGCCCGGATTCATCGGGGGAGATCCTGAGGATCTCGACATCTGGCTTCCGGCACAGGCTTCCGGCGTTCCGATGGTGCTTGTGGATGCGACGTGGTCGGATCTGTCAACAGGAGAGCCTGGGCTCTCGCGGCTGCTAGGTGCGGCCCGCAGGGGATGTCACCTGATCACCCTGAACAAGGCCCCATTGGTAGTGGATTTCGATGGGCTGAAGCGTACCGCGCGGGAATATGATGTCCTGCTCAAGTTCAGCGGCGCCACGGCAGCAGGGCTGCCGACCATCGACACCGTGAAGGTCAGCCTGGCCGGGGCGGAGATCCTGAGCATCGAGGGAGTGCTGAACTCCACGACTAACTACGTGCTGACCGCCATGTCAGATGAGGGACTCTCCTACGAAGACGCGCTCCGCCGTGCTCAGGCTATGGGACTTGCTGAGACCGATCCAGGCAGAGATGTGCAGGGTGTAGATACCGCCTGCAAGATGCTGGTTCTCGCCAATGCGGCAATGGGCGCCCACAAGAAACTTGGGGATGTCAGGGTGAGCGGCATAGACAACATAAGCCGACGGGATATCGCAGCCTGGTCGGTGGAGGGGCGCACGGTCAAGCTGGTGGGGCGGGCAGTGCGAACAGAAGACGGCGTGAGCATAGATGTGAAGCCGACTCCCCTTCCGTATCGGGATTTTCTCGCACAGGTGACCGGCGATGCGAAGGGCATCAGGTTTCGGACGGATCTGTTTGGTGAACTCGTGATGATGGGGGGGTCTGGCGGGCTCACTGCAGCCGCAGGCTCTGCCCTCCGCGACCTGGTGAACCTCGGACGGGAGCTTCAGCTCCGCCGGAACGCCATTTAA
- a CDS encoding MFS transporter, with protein sequence MKLDYGRTFILGLGFFAISLSWALYNAFVPVFLDGLLADVAYKSTLIGIILTFDNIAAITLQPYFGAKSDRTWNAHGRRMPYILVGMPLGALFLALIPVFRSSFLAMITTLVLMNISMAVFRAPTVALMPDITPSPLRSKANGVINLMGGLGALLAFFIGSLLYRANKGFPFYFAAVLMILSTVALRLWIKETPAVEGTEKGDEAVGILGALREVFSDEDRSARAMLLAIFFWFVAWAGIEAFFTLYGKSVWGISEASAAFYLGFFSLALVLSSIPAGILATSIGRGRTIKIGIVGLAASLAALGFIGSGVKGVSIIVPAILVVAGIFWACININSYPMVVDMASRSKTGAYTGLYYLFSSMAAITGPPLFGLLKDILGAGSLFPFAVLCTLAALFSIGMVRKGDPIPAGEKMAQ encoded by the coding sequence ATGAAGCTAGACTACGGACGCACATTCATCCTCGGCCTCGGTTTCTTCGCCATCAGCTTGAGCTGGGCGCTGTACAATGCGTTCGTTCCCGTATTCCTCGATGGACTACTTGCCGATGTCGCGTACAAGAGCACTCTCATTGGGATCATCCTGACTTTCGACAATATCGCTGCGATCACTCTTCAGCCGTATTTCGGCGCGAAGAGCGACAGAACGTGGAACGCGCACGGACGAAGGATGCCCTACATATTGGTCGGAATGCCTCTGGGGGCGCTCTTTCTCGCGCTGATTCCGGTCTTTCGTTCCTCATTTTTGGCCATGATCACTACACTGGTGCTCATGAACATCTCGATGGCGGTGTTTCGCGCTCCAACCGTTGCGCTCATGCCAGACATCACCCCGTCACCCCTTCGAAGCAAGGCTAATGGGGTAATCAACCTCATGGGCGGGCTTGGGGCGTTGCTCGCGTTCTTCATTGGATCACTGCTGTACCGGGCGAACAAGGGATTCCCATTCTACTTCGCCGCAGTCCTGATGATACTGTCAACAGTCGCTTTGCGGCTGTGGATCAAGGAGACTCCAGCAGTTGAGGGAACGGAAAAGGGCGACGAGGCCGTAGGCATCCTCGGCGCTCTGCGGGAAGTTTTCAGCGATGAGGACAGAAGCGCACGCGCCATGCTTCTCGCGATCTTCTTCTGGTTCGTGGCCTGGGCGGGGATCGAGGCCTTCTTCACCCTCTACGGGAAGTCCGTGTGGGGCATCTCAGAGGCGAGCGCCGCCTTCTACCTTGGGTTCTTCTCACTTGCTCTGGTTCTATCTTCGATTCCAGCTGGCATTTTGGCCACATCCATTGGGCGGGGCAGAACCATCAAGATCGGTATAGTTGGGCTGGCAGCGAGCCTGGCTGCGCTGGGATTCATCGGCAGTGGTGTTAAGGGAGTATCGATAATTGTCCCCGCAATCCTGGTAGTAGCAGGCATATTCTGGGCTTGCATAAACATCAACTCATACCCCATGGTGGTGGACATGGCGAGCAGATCCAAAACAGGCGCCTATACCGGTCTCTACTACCTGTTCTCCTCCATGGCGGCGATCACCGGACCGCCCCTGTTCGGGCTTCTGAAAGACATTCTGGGCGCCGGATCGCTGTTTCCGTTCGCGGTCCTGTGCACATTGGCCGCTCTGTTCAGCATTGGAATGGTTAGGAAGGGCGATCCAATACCCGCAGGCGAGAAGATGGCACAGTGA
- a CDS encoding glycerophosphodiester phosphodiesterase, giving the protein MPLILGHRGMPVSAPENTIPSFRQAMRAGADGIELDVHLSKDGQLVVIHDEKVDRTTDGSGLVRDKTLAELLGLNAAAKFGRDCAPHRIPTLAEVVDEVGAECTLLNIEIKSGIVLYPGIEQELVAFVRKRALEGKVIFSSFNHYSLMQLKQIAPDLRVGLLYMEALVEPWRYARRIGADALHPAHYTVFPEFVAGAHATGIAVNAWTVDKPDDLVRMIRSGVDAVITNDTATALEVREREEKA; this is encoded by the coding sequence GTGCCTCTGATACTGGGGCACCGTGGGATGCCCGTGTCTGCTCCCGAAAACACGATTCCCAGTTTTCGGCAGGCGATGCGCGCGGGAGCTGACGGAATCGAGCTCGATGTCCATCTGTCCAAGGATGGCCAGCTTGTGGTGATCCACGATGAGAAGGTGGATCGCACTACCGATGGCTCTGGGCTAGTGCGCGACAAGACCCTTGCGGAGCTCCTCGGGCTGAATGCTGCGGCGAAGTTCGGACGGGACTGCGCGCCACACCGCATCCCCACCCTCGCGGAGGTCGTCGATGAGGTAGGGGCGGAATGCACATTGCTTAACATCGAGATCAAGAGCGGGATCGTGCTGTACCCCGGCATCGAACAGGAGCTGGTGGCTTTTGTGCGCAAGCGTGCTCTTGAGGGCAAGGTCATCTTTTCATCATTCAACCACTACAGCCTGATGCAGCTGAAGCAGATCGCGCCGGATCTCAGGGTAGGCCTGCTGTATATGGAGGCCCTCGTAGAGCCGTGGCGCTATGCCAGGAGGATTGGAGCGGATGCGCTGCATCCAGCCCACTACACCGTCTTCCCTGAGTTTGTGGCGGGTGCGCACGCCACTGGAATTGCGGTTAATGCCTGGACAGTGGATAAGCCTGATGACCTGGTTCGGATGATCAGATCGGGTGTGGATGCCGTGATCACCAATGACACCGCCACGGCCCTGGAAGTCAGGGAGAGGGAGGAAAAGGCATGA
- a CDS encoding biotin-dependent carboxyltransferase family protein, which yields MAEVLRVVSSGPCATVQDLGRTGWMKYGLPPSGALDRESFCMANLIAGNSAGSPGIELTMGGFEAQVLRRTVLSCTGADAEITLDGEQRQMWEAFEAFPDQVLRVSAPNSGVRVYVAVMGGIDVPRIGKSASTYVRGKLGGLHGRPFREGDMISVSRAGRGRLDDMGAYAVDPRRLAWTREALRAVFDAESAGRANRIRVVIGPQDDCFTLCGLSSFLDSEYTLTAQCDRMGMRFDGPPIERLEGADIISDGMPAGAVQVPADGKPIVMMADRQTTGGYPKIACVIREDQSVLAQLRPGARVQFCGIPVQKANALARTPPWERESEACRGCTTTHGASSCMEAQSHDPMCAETDGGPHDGRLLTMRVNGVDYTVVIREIT from the coding sequence ATGGCGGAGGTTCTTAGGGTCGTCTCTTCCGGCCCATGCGCAACAGTGCAGGACCTGGGCAGGACTGGATGGATGAAATACGGGCTGCCTCCCTCTGGTGCGCTCGACAGGGAGAGCTTTTGCATGGCCAACCTGATCGCGGGCAACAGTGCTGGAAGCCCAGGGATCGAGCTGACCATGGGCGGATTCGAGGCGCAGGTTCTTCGGCGTACCGTGCTTTCGTGCACCGGAGCTGATGCCGAGATCACCCTAGATGGCGAGCAGCGGCAGATGTGGGAGGCGTTTGAGGCATTCCCCGATCAGGTGCTTAGGGTGAGCGCGCCCAATTCGGGGGTTCGAGTGTACGTGGCAGTGATGGGCGGAATCGATGTCCCTCGGATCGGGAAGAGCGCGTCAACATATGTAAGAGGCAAGCTCGGAGGCTTGCATGGTCGGCCCTTCCGTGAAGGCGACATGATATCGGTGAGCAGGGCAGGAAGAGGCCGCCTTGATGACATGGGCGCATATGCGGTGGACCCCAGAAGGCTGGCATGGACGAGGGAAGCGCTCCGCGCAGTTTTCGATGCCGAATCGGCCGGACGCGCGAATCGCATACGGGTCGTCATTGGTCCGCAGGATGACTGCTTTACTCTGTGCGGACTCTCTTCGTTCCTTGATAGTGAGTATACACTCACAGCGCAGTGCGACAGGATGGGCATGCGTTTCGACGGACCTCCAATCGAGCGCCTAGAAGGCGCGGACATCATATCCGACGGAATGCCGGCAGGCGCGGTCCAGGTGCCAGCGGACGGAAAACCCATAGTGATGATGGCGGACAGGCAGACGACGGGCGGATACCCGAAAATCGCCTGTGTGATACGGGAGGATCAGAGCGTCCTTGCGCAGCTGCGCCCGGGCGCGAGAGTGCAATTCTGCGGAATCCCGGTGCAGAAGGCGAACGCGCTTGCCCGCACCCCTCCGTGGGAGCGAGAGAGCGAGGCATGCAGGGGCTGCACAACGACGCACGGTGCTTCCAGCTGCATGGAGGCGCAGTCTCATGATCCGATGTGCGCAGAGACGGATGGCGGGCCACATGACGGGCGTCTACTGACCATGCGGGTGAATGGTGTGGATTACACCGTAGTGATCAGGGAAATCACCTAG
- the pxpB gene encoding 5-oxoprolinase subunit PxpB encodes MSEPRYRWAGDSAVSVEYGNEISPEIAMRVRAMTRAVEAAGHEWFQEAVPSYRSVLVMYDPGLACPDEVVKALRDLDGLSAVQCAPPPRRLSLPVCYGEDLGPDLADVSTHTGLSEADVAAIHSSCDYLVYMIGFTIGFPYLGGMPSSIATPRLATPRTRVPAGSVGIAGDQTGVYPVDSPGGWRIIGRTPVRLAQPAADPPCLLQTGDFVRFTPVTRGEYEAICADVERGSYAPQFTEATCERGGAARDGGGS; translated from the coding sequence ATGAGCGAGCCACGTTACCGGTGGGCGGGCGATTCTGCGGTGTCGGTGGAGTACGGCAATGAGATATCCCCGGAAATCGCCATGAGAGTGAGGGCGATGACAAGAGCTGTGGAAGCCGCTGGGCACGAGTGGTTTCAGGAGGCTGTGCCATCGTATAGGTCCGTTCTGGTAATGTACGATCCAGGCCTCGCGTGTCCCGACGAGGTAGTGAAGGCGCTCAGGGATCTGGATGGGCTTTCAGCTGTCCAGTGTGCTCCGCCGCCCCGGCGCCTCAGCCTACCGGTCTGTTACGGGGAGGACTTAGGTCCGGACTTGGCCGACGTCTCGACCCATACCGGCCTTTCAGAGGCAGACGTGGCAGCGATCCATTCCTCCTGCGATTATCTCGTGTACATGATAGGCTTTACGATAGGATTTCCGTACCTGGGAGGAATGCCATCGAGTATCGCCACCCCGCGCCTTGCGACTCCGCGAACGCGGGTTCCGGCCGGGTCTGTGGGGATAGCAGGAGACCAGACAGGCGTCTATCCTGTGGACAGCCCCGGGGGATGGAGGATCATCGGGCGCACCCCAGTTCGGCTCGCGCAGCCTGCCGCTGATCCCCCATGCCTGCTCCAAACGGGGGATTTCGTGCGGTTCACTCCGGTAACGCGGGGTGAGTACGAGGCCATCTGCGCCGATGTCGAGCGCGGGTCCTACGCGCCGCAGTTCACTGAGGCAACCTGCGAGAGAGGAGGGGCAGCTCGGGATGGCGGAGGTTCTTAG
- a CDS encoding 5-oxoprolinase subunit PxpA: MLIDLNSDVGESFGRYTLGEDELVMLAITSANIACGFHAGDPGVIRATLSAARKRGVACGAHPGYPDLVGFGRRDMAVSPEEIFDDLVYQVGAVWAAARVEGVKLTHVKPHGALYNRAARDHGAARAIAEAVRSLDLGLILVGLAGSEMGIAAKEAGVGFAGEAFADRVYRPDGALAPRSQPGAVVHDPDDVLRRAISIARDQLVWTSTGEAVPVHAHTICLHGDTTGAARLGALVRAGIEDAGVRVVPLLRVLEGANEG; encoded by the coding sequence GTGCTCATCGATCTGAACTCGGATGTGGGGGAGTCCTTCGGCCGCTACACGCTAGGAGAGGATGAACTGGTGATGCTGGCGATCACCAGCGCGAATATTGCCTGCGGGTTCCATGCCGGCGACCCGGGCGTGATAAGGGCCACACTTTCCGCCGCTCGCAAGAGGGGTGTGGCATGTGGCGCGCATCCTGGGTATCCCGATCTAGTGGGCTTCGGCCGCCGCGACATGGCCGTGTCCCCGGAGGAGATCTTCGACGACCTCGTCTACCAGGTGGGCGCGGTATGGGCCGCTGCCCGGGTGGAGGGCGTCAAGCTCACACATGTGAAACCCCATGGCGCTCTATACAATAGGGCCGCACGAGATCACGGGGCAGCGAGAGCGATAGCAGAGGCCGTTCGCTCGCTTGACCTCGGCCTGATCCTAGTGGGCCTTGCAGGATCTGAGATGGGCATCGCTGCCAAGGAGGCAGGCGTTGGCTTTGCCGGGGAGGCCTTCGCCGACAGAGTGTATCGTCCTGACGGCGCCCTCGCGCCACGTTCCCAGCCTGGAGCTGTGGTGCACGATCCCGATGATGTCCTTAGGCGCGCCATATCCATAGCCAGAGACCAGCTTGTATGGACATCCACCGGGGAGGCCGTCCCTGTGCACGCACATACCATATGCCTGCATGGCGACACGACGGGGGCGGCCCGACTTGGCGCCTTGGTGCGGGCGGGCATTGAGGACGCAGGCGTCCGCGTTGTTCCCCTTCTTCGGGTGTTGGAGGGTGCGAATGAGGGGTGA